Proteins encoded in a region of the Bactrocera tryoni isolate S06 chromosome 4, CSIRO_BtryS06_freeze2, whole genome shotgun sequence genome:
- the LOC120774302 gene encoding coronin-7 isoform X1, with protein MAWRFKASKYKNAAPIVPKPEACIRDICVGSYQTFGNNIAASAAFMAFNWEHTGSSVAVLPLDDCGRKSKIMPLLHGHTDTVTDLEFSPFHDGLLATASQDCLVKIWHIPEKGLEASLSDPECVFSHKQRRVETVGFHPTADGLLHSTAVGCVTLFDITTQKELFSNNEHPEVIQSVSWKQDGTTLATSCKDKNVRILDPRIADSPIQMVADSHQSIKDSRVVWLGNQTRILTTGFDSARLRQVIIRDLRNFSVPEKTLELDCSTGILMPLYDPDTNMLFLAGKGDTTINYLEVSDKDPYLTEGLRHTGEQTKGACLVPKRALKVMEGEVNRVLQLTSNMVIPIMYQVPRKTYRDFHSDLYPETTGYKTELTASEWFGGANMPVPKMSLDPAKRELGDSPIIVHRGNLSDLIKNIENKKVCNKTPTLKSPNNAMVSSNVLQQQRNGNGNKHFSMKTSIENEKDDNEKARLHDSNASETEKAEEQIGTVGFTKSELLRKFDNKYKTDSEKDGKDTELMRRFSRESPADESTGSSEDASIANAADLSSPQQQQREREGSSGSVGSGVTSPPRPMPRTSRNNSLGDAATTAALASGGGGDEVMPRPRPRTTAAAAYKPRLGPKPFSSNSGDVSFDKVFAVPVAPGSQENIHHASTAGSADNGGDSFVAPAPPAPLAATTPNKPDLIVEIEIKKPNADNAGDSSVQKSLSTSERRKSSADADESPDKIFEQTHSESSENSTEGDDKPDAELRRFSAARNSIAERRRLYESRSKSTVEEKSQSPVPLRRELSKGEPFKPQQQANLVTPTADVKRISAPEGKLLEERRRNVTTTVDGGAAIKKSATEAAITTTHKRTSTVFGKVSKFRHLKGTTGHKSTHIENLRNLSRQIPGECNGFHANHERVAVPLSGPGGKIAIFELSRPGRLPDGVIPSLVNGSNIMDFQWDPFDSSRLAVACDDGIVKLWRIPEGGLNEPTNTPERELIAHLDKIYFIRFHPLAEDVLLTASYDMTIKLWDLHTLEEKILLTGHTDQIFDLAWSPCGKMAATVCKDGKLRVYNPRKSETPIREGNGPVGTRGARITWALEGQYIVCTGFDKVSERQISVYNAQKLNAPLNTASLDVSPSILIPYYDEDSSTLFVTGKGDSTIYCYEITDEEPYICPLSHHRCTSLHQGLSFLTKNHCDVASVEFSKAYRLTNTTIEPLSFTVPRIKSELFQDDLFPPTRVTWKPTLSADEWFACNDRKATKLSLQPEGMEALSSIQQVAPAKKIEHAGNGSSGGAMTRAEFEKNKQQEIQKSVSARLEYNTKLEQDDMEGVDENEWQED; from the exons ATGGCGTGGCGCTTTAAAGCATCCAAATACAAGAATGCCGCACCGATCGTCCCGAAGCCGGAGGCATGCATACGTGACATCTGTGTGGGATCGTATCAGACCTTCGGCAATAATATTGCGGCTTCAGCCGCTTTTATGGCCTTCAATTGGGAACACACGGGTTCGAGTGTTGCTGTGCTACCATTAGACGATTGCGGGCGCAAGAGCAAAATAATGCCATTATTACATGGTCATACAGATACTGTAACTGATTTAGAATTCTCACCCTTTCACGATGGACTCTTGGCCACAGCGTCACAAGATTGCCTCGTTAAAATCTGGCATATACCGGAAAAGGGGCTGGAGGCATCACTTTCCGATCCCGAATGTGTGTTTTCACACAAGCAACGTCGCGTAGAGACTGTCGGGTTTCATCCAACAGCCGATGGTTTGCTACACTCCACCGCTGTCGGTTGTGTGACACTCTTCGATATAACAACACAAAAGGAACTTTTCT CTAATAATGAACATCCCGAGGTCATACAGTCGGTAAGCTGGAAACAGGATGGCACAACACTTGCTACTAGCTGCAAGGATAAGAATGTGCGCATATTGGATCCACGCATTGCTGACTCGCCCATACAAATGGTCGCAGATTCACATCAGAGTATTAAGGATTCTCGTGTCGTATGGTTGGGCAACCAGACGCGTATACTGACCACCGGTTTCGATTCCGCACGTTTGCGTCAGGTTATCATACGTGATTTGCGTAACTTTTCAGTGCCGGAGAAGACATTGGAGCTCGATTGTTCCACCGGTATACTTATGCCACTGTACGATCCCGACACAAATATGTTATTCCTTGCTGGAAAGGGTGACACAACCATTAATTATCTAGAAGTGAGCGACAAAGATCCCTACCTGACTGAAGGTCTGCGTCACACCGGCGAACAGACCAAAGGTGCTTGTTTGGTACCAAAGCGCGCGCTTAAAGTAATGGAAGGCGAAGTGAATCGTGTGCTGCAGTTAACTTCCAACATGGTTATACCCATTATGTATCAGGTGCCACGGAAG ACTTATCGCGATTTCCATAGCGATCTCTACCCGGAAACCACGGGCTACAAGACCGAACTCACGGCCAGCGAATGGTTCGGTGGCGCCAATATGCCTGTGCCAAAGATGAGTTTGGATCCCGCAAAGCGTGAACTGGGCGACTCACCAATAATT GTACATCGTGGTAATTTGagtgatttaattaaaaatattgaaaacaaaaaagtatgcaacaaaacACCAACCCTAAAATCGCCTAACAATGCGATGGTCTCAAGTAatgtgttgcaacaacaacgcaaCGGTAATGGCAACAAACATTTCTCAATGAAAACAAGTATAGAAAATGAAAAGGACGATAACGAAAAAGCGCGTTTGCACGACAGCAACGCCAGCGAAACGGAAAAAGCTGAGGAGCAAATTGGTACCGTGGGATTTACTAAATCCGAATTGCTACGTAAATTCgacaacaaatataaaactgATTCAGAGAAGGATGGCAAAGATACGGAATTGATGCGACGCTTTAGTCGCGAATCACCTGCTGATGAGTCAACCGGCAGCAGTGAGGATGCCTCAATTGCAAATGCGGCAGATTTATCATcgccacagcagcagcaacgtGAACGCGAGGGCAGTAGTGGCAGCGTTGGTAGCGGTGTAACCTCACCACCGCGTCCGATGCCGCGTACTTCGCGTAATAATTCTCTAGGCGATGCAGCCACAACTGCTGCACTCGcaagtggtggtggtggtgatgaGGTTATGCCGCGACCACGTCCACGCACCACGGCTGCAGCCGCTTACAAG CCACGCCTTGGACCCAAACCATTTTCCAGCAATTCCGGCGATGTTTCGTTCGACAAAGTTTTCGCTGTGCCAGTTGCTCCTGGTTCTCAGGAAAATATACATCATGCTTCTACCGCAGGATCGGCTGACAACGGTGGCGATAGTTTTGTTGCGCCAGCACCACCTGCCCCACTGGCGGCCACAACACCAAACAAACCCGATCTGATTGTGGAGATCGAAATTAAAA AACCCAATGCTGATAATGCCGGCGACAGCAGCGTACAGAAATCTCTGTCGACTTCTGAGCGTCGCAAG TCCTCGGCTGATGCTGATGAATCGCCCGATAAG attttcgAGCAAACACATTCGGAGTCTTCGGAGAACTCTACGGAAGGTGATGATAAACCTGATGCGGAATTGCGTCGTTTCTCGGCTGCGCGAAACAGTATTGCCGAAAGGCGTCGCTTGTATGAGAGCCGTTCGAAGAGCACGGTCGAGGAGAAATCGCAATCGCCAGTGCCACT aCGTCGCGAACTCTCCAAGGGCGAACCATTTAAACCGCAACAACAGGCCAATTTGGTCACACCAACAGCCGATGTCAAACGTATTTCTGCACCCGAGGGTAAACTCTTAGAAGAGCGTCGTCGCAATGTCACAACAACTGTGGATGGTGGCGCTGCCATTAAGAAGTCTGCAACTGAAGCGGCAATAACCACCACACACAAACGCACTTCGACTGTTTTCGGCAAAGTTTCGAAATTCCGTCATCTTAAAGGTACGACCGGTCACAAATCCACACACATTGAGAATCTACGCAATCTCAGTCGTCAGATACCTGGTGAATGTAACGGCTTTCATGCCAACCACGAACGTGTCGCTGTGCCCTTATCGGGTCCTGGCGGTAAAATTGCCATATTCGAGTTAAGCCGTCCGGGTCGTCTACCCGACGGTGTTATACCATCTTTGGTTAACGGCAGCAACATAATGGATTTCCAATGGGATCCATTCGATTCGTCACGTTTGGCTGTGGCCTGTGACGATGGCATAGTTAAGTTGTGGCGTATACCAGAAGGTGGACTCAATGAGCCAACGAACACGCCGGAACGTGAACTCATTGCACATTTGGATAAGATTTACTTTATACGCTTTCATCCGTTGGCCGAAGATGTGCTCTTAACGGCCAGTTACGATATGACAATTAAATTATGGGATTTACATACTTTGGAAGAAAAAATACTATTAACCGGTCACACCGATCAAATATTCGATTTGGCCTGGAGCCCTTGCGGTAAGATGGCCGCCACCGTGTGCAAAGATGGCAAATTACGTGTCTACAATCCACGCAAGTCGGAGACGCCCATACGTGAAGGCAATGGTCCTGTGGGTACGCGAGGTGCACGTATCACTTGGGCGCTGGAGGGTCAATATATCGTTTGCACTGGCTTTGATAA AGTTTCGGAGCGCCAAATAAGCGTATACAATGCACAAAAGCTGAATGCACCATTGAATACGGCCAGTCTAGATGTCTCGCCATCCATACTGATACCTTACTATGATGAGGACAGTTCGACATTGTTTGTGACGGGCAAAGGTGACTCGACCATTTACTGCTATGAGATTACGGATGAGGAGCCATACATTTGTCCTTTATCGCATCACCGTTGCACATCACTGCATCAAGGTTTGAGTTTTCTCACCAAAAATCATTGTGACGTTGCGAGTGTGGAATTTTCGAAAGCGTACAGATTAACTAACACGACTATTGAACCGCTGAGTTTCACTGTGCCACGCATTAAG agCGAACTATTTCAAGACGATCTTTTTCCGCCAACACGCGTCACATGGAAGCCCACACTGTCTGCGGATGAATGGTTTGCATGCAACGATAGGAAAGCGACTAAGTTGAGTCTGCAGCCTGAGGGCATGGAAGCCT TATCATCCATTCAGCAAGTCGCCCCCGCTAAGAAGATAGAGCATGCGGGCAATGGCAGTAGTGGAGGCGCAATGACTCGAGCGGAATTCGAGAAGAATAAACAACAAGAG ATTCAAAAGTCAGTCAGTGCCCGCTTGGAGTACAATACCAAACTGGAGCAGGACGACATGGAAGGTGTGGATGAAAATGAGTGGCAAGAGGATTAA
- the LOC120774302 gene encoding coronin-7 isoform X4: protein MAWRFKASKYKNAAPIVPKPEACIRDICVGSYQTFGNNIAASAAFMAFNWEHTGSSVAVLPLDDCGRKSKIMPLLHGHTDTVTDLEFSPFHDGLLATASQDCLVKIWHIPEKGLEASLSDPECVFSHKQRRVETVGFHPTADGLLHSTAVGCVTLFDITTQKELFSNNEHPEVIQSVSWKQDGTTLATSCKDKNVRILDPRIADSPIQMVADSHQSIKDSRVVWLGNQTRILTTGFDSARLRQVIIRDLRNFSVPEKTLELDCSTGILMPLYDPDTNMLFLAGKGDTTINYLEVSDKDPYLTEGLRHTGEQTKGACLVPKRALKVMEGEVNRVLQLTSNMVIPIMYQVPRKTYRDFHSDLYPETTGYKTELTASEWFGGANMPVPKMSLDPAKRELGDSPIIPRLGPKPFSSNSGDVSFDKVFAVPVAPGSQENIHHASTAGSADNGGDSFVAPAPPAPLAATTPNKPDLIVEIEIKKPNADNAGDSSVQKSLSTSERRKIFEQTHSESSENSTEGDDKPDAELRRFSAARNSIAERRRLYESRSKSTVEEKSQSPVPLRRELSKGEPFKPQQQANLVTPTADVKRISAPEGKLLEERRRNVTTTVDGGAAIKKSATEAAITTTHKRTSTVFGKVSKFRHLKGTTGHKSTHIENLRNLSRQIPGECNGFHANHERVAVPLSGPGGKIAIFELSRPGRLPDGVIPSLVNGSNIMDFQWDPFDSSRLAVACDDGIVKLWRIPEGGLNEPTNTPERELIAHLDKIYFIRFHPLAEDVLLTASYDMTIKLWDLHTLEEKILLTGHTDQIFDLAWSPCGKMAATVCKDGKLRVYNPRKSETPIREGNGPVGTRGARITWALEGQYIVCTGFDKVSERQISVYNAQKLNAPLNTASLDVSPSILIPYYDEDSSTLFVTGKGDSTIYCYEITDEEPYICPLSHHRCTSLHQGLSFLTKNHCDVASVEFSKAYRLTNTTIEPLSFTVPRIKSELFQDDLFPPTRVTWKPTLSADEWFACNDRKATKLSLQPEGMEALSSIQQVAPAKKIEHAGNGSSGGAMTRAEFEKNKQQEIQKSVSARLEYNTKLEQDDMEGVDENEWQED, encoded by the exons ATGGCGTGGCGCTTTAAAGCATCCAAATACAAGAATGCCGCACCGATCGTCCCGAAGCCGGAGGCATGCATACGTGACATCTGTGTGGGATCGTATCAGACCTTCGGCAATAATATTGCGGCTTCAGCCGCTTTTATGGCCTTCAATTGGGAACACACGGGTTCGAGTGTTGCTGTGCTACCATTAGACGATTGCGGGCGCAAGAGCAAAATAATGCCATTATTACATGGTCATACAGATACTGTAACTGATTTAGAATTCTCACCCTTTCACGATGGACTCTTGGCCACAGCGTCACAAGATTGCCTCGTTAAAATCTGGCATATACCGGAAAAGGGGCTGGAGGCATCACTTTCCGATCCCGAATGTGTGTTTTCACACAAGCAACGTCGCGTAGAGACTGTCGGGTTTCATCCAACAGCCGATGGTTTGCTACACTCCACCGCTGTCGGTTGTGTGACACTCTTCGATATAACAACACAAAAGGAACTTTTCT CTAATAATGAACATCCCGAGGTCATACAGTCGGTAAGCTGGAAACAGGATGGCACAACACTTGCTACTAGCTGCAAGGATAAGAATGTGCGCATATTGGATCCACGCATTGCTGACTCGCCCATACAAATGGTCGCAGATTCACATCAGAGTATTAAGGATTCTCGTGTCGTATGGTTGGGCAACCAGACGCGTATACTGACCACCGGTTTCGATTCCGCACGTTTGCGTCAGGTTATCATACGTGATTTGCGTAACTTTTCAGTGCCGGAGAAGACATTGGAGCTCGATTGTTCCACCGGTATACTTATGCCACTGTACGATCCCGACACAAATATGTTATTCCTTGCTGGAAAGGGTGACACAACCATTAATTATCTAGAAGTGAGCGACAAAGATCCCTACCTGACTGAAGGTCTGCGTCACACCGGCGAACAGACCAAAGGTGCTTGTTTGGTACCAAAGCGCGCGCTTAAAGTAATGGAAGGCGAAGTGAATCGTGTGCTGCAGTTAACTTCCAACATGGTTATACCCATTATGTATCAGGTGCCACGGAAG ACTTATCGCGATTTCCATAGCGATCTCTACCCGGAAACCACGGGCTACAAGACCGAACTCACGGCCAGCGAATGGTTCGGTGGCGCCAATATGCCTGTGCCAAAGATGAGTTTGGATCCCGCAAAGCGTGAACTGGGCGACTCACCAATAATT CCACGCCTTGGACCCAAACCATTTTCCAGCAATTCCGGCGATGTTTCGTTCGACAAAGTTTTCGCTGTGCCAGTTGCTCCTGGTTCTCAGGAAAATATACATCATGCTTCTACCGCAGGATCGGCTGACAACGGTGGCGATAGTTTTGTTGCGCCAGCACCACCTGCCCCACTGGCGGCCACAACACCAAACAAACCCGATCTGATTGTGGAGATCGAAATTAAAA AACCCAATGCTGATAATGCCGGCGACAGCAGCGTACAGAAATCTCTGTCGACTTCTGAGCGTCGCAAG attttcgAGCAAACACATTCGGAGTCTTCGGAGAACTCTACGGAAGGTGATGATAAACCTGATGCGGAATTGCGTCGTTTCTCGGCTGCGCGAAACAGTATTGCCGAAAGGCGTCGCTTGTATGAGAGCCGTTCGAAGAGCACGGTCGAGGAGAAATCGCAATCGCCAGTGCCACT aCGTCGCGAACTCTCCAAGGGCGAACCATTTAAACCGCAACAACAGGCCAATTTGGTCACACCAACAGCCGATGTCAAACGTATTTCTGCACCCGAGGGTAAACTCTTAGAAGAGCGTCGTCGCAATGTCACAACAACTGTGGATGGTGGCGCTGCCATTAAGAAGTCTGCAACTGAAGCGGCAATAACCACCACACACAAACGCACTTCGACTGTTTTCGGCAAAGTTTCGAAATTCCGTCATCTTAAAGGTACGACCGGTCACAAATCCACACACATTGAGAATCTACGCAATCTCAGTCGTCAGATACCTGGTGAATGTAACGGCTTTCATGCCAACCACGAACGTGTCGCTGTGCCCTTATCGGGTCCTGGCGGTAAAATTGCCATATTCGAGTTAAGCCGTCCGGGTCGTCTACCCGACGGTGTTATACCATCTTTGGTTAACGGCAGCAACATAATGGATTTCCAATGGGATCCATTCGATTCGTCACGTTTGGCTGTGGCCTGTGACGATGGCATAGTTAAGTTGTGGCGTATACCAGAAGGTGGACTCAATGAGCCAACGAACACGCCGGAACGTGAACTCATTGCACATTTGGATAAGATTTACTTTATACGCTTTCATCCGTTGGCCGAAGATGTGCTCTTAACGGCCAGTTACGATATGACAATTAAATTATGGGATTTACATACTTTGGAAGAAAAAATACTATTAACCGGTCACACCGATCAAATATTCGATTTGGCCTGGAGCCCTTGCGGTAAGATGGCCGCCACCGTGTGCAAAGATGGCAAATTACGTGTCTACAATCCACGCAAGTCGGAGACGCCCATACGTGAAGGCAATGGTCCTGTGGGTACGCGAGGTGCACGTATCACTTGGGCGCTGGAGGGTCAATATATCGTTTGCACTGGCTTTGATAA AGTTTCGGAGCGCCAAATAAGCGTATACAATGCACAAAAGCTGAATGCACCATTGAATACGGCCAGTCTAGATGTCTCGCCATCCATACTGATACCTTACTATGATGAGGACAGTTCGACATTGTTTGTGACGGGCAAAGGTGACTCGACCATTTACTGCTATGAGATTACGGATGAGGAGCCATACATTTGTCCTTTATCGCATCACCGTTGCACATCACTGCATCAAGGTTTGAGTTTTCTCACCAAAAATCATTGTGACGTTGCGAGTGTGGAATTTTCGAAAGCGTACAGATTAACTAACACGACTATTGAACCGCTGAGTTTCACTGTGCCACGCATTAAG agCGAACTATTTCAAGACGATCTTTTTCCGCCAACACGCGTCACATGGAAGCCCACACTGTCTGCGGATGAATGGTTTGCATGCAACGATAGGAAAGCGACTAAGTTGAGTCTGCAGCCTGAGGGCATGGAAGCCT TATCATCCATTCAGCAAGTCGCCCCCGCTAAGAAGATAGAGCATGCGGGCAATGGCAGTAGTGGAGGCGCAATGACTCGAGCGGAATTCGAGAAGAATAAACAACAAGAG ATTCAAAAGTCAGTCAGTGCCCGCTTGGAGTACAATACCAAACTGGAGCAGGACGACATGGAAGGTGTGGATGAAAATGAGTGGCAAGAGGATTAA
- the LOC120774302 gene encoding coronin-7 isoform X3, which translates to MAWRFKASKYKNAAPIVPKPEACIRDICVGSYQTFGNNIAASAAFMAFNWEHTGSSVAVLPLDDCGRKSKIMPLLHGHTDTVTDLEFSPFHDGLLATASQDCLVKIWHIPEKGLEASLSDPECVFSHKQRRVETVGFHPTADGLLHSTAVGCVTLFDITTQKELFSNNEHPEVIQSVSWKQDGTTLATSCKDKNVRILDPRIADSPIQMVADSHQSIKDSRVVWLGNQTRILTTGFDSARLRQVIIRDLRNFSVPEKTLELDCSTGILMPLYDPDTNMLFLAGKGDTTINYLEVSDKDPYLTEGLRHTGEQTKGACLVPKRALKVMEGEVNRVLQLTSNMVIPIMYQVPRKTYRDFHSDLYPETTGYKTELTASEWFGGANMPVPKMSLDPAKRELGDSPIIPRLGPKPFSSNSGDVSFDKVFAVPVAPGSQENIHHASTAGSADNGGDSFVAPAPPAPLAATTPNKPDLIVEIEIKKPNADNAGDSSVQKSLSTSERRKSSADADESPDKIFEQTHSESSENSTEGDDKPDAELRRFSAARNSIAERRRLYESRSKSTVEEKSQSPVPLRRELSKGEPFKPQQQANLVTPTADVKRISAPEGKLLEERRRNVTTTVDGGAAIKKSATEAAITTTHKRTSTVFGKVSKFRHLKGTTGHKSTHIENLRNLSRQIPGECNGFHANHERVAVPLSGPGGKIAIFELSRPGRLPDGVIPSLVNGSNIMDFQWDPFDSSRLAVACDDGIVKLWRIPEGGLNEPTNTPERELIAHLDKIYFIRFHPLAEDVLLTASYDMTIKLWDLHTLEEKILLTGHTDQIFDLAWSPCGKMAATVCKDGKLRVYNPRKSETPIREGNGPVGTRGARITWALEGQYIVCTGFDKVSERQISVYNAQKLNAPLNTASLDVSPSILIPYYDEDSSTLFVTGKGDSTIYCYEITDEEPYICPLSHHRCTSLHQGLSFLTKNHCDVASVEFSKAYRLTNTTIEPLSFTVPRIKSELFQDDLFPPTRVTWKPTLSADEWFACNDRKATKLSLQPEGMEALSSIQQVAPAKKIEHAGNGSSGGAMTRAEFEKNKQQEIQKSVSARLEYNTKLEQDDMEGVDENEWQED; encoded by the exons ATGGCGTGGCGCTTTAAAGCATCCAAATACAAGAATGCCGCACCGATCGTCCCGAAGCCGGAGGCATGCATACGTGACATCTGTGTGGGATCGTATCAGACCTTCGGCAATAATATTGCGGCTTCAGCCGCTTTTATGGCCTTCAATTGGGAACACACGGGTTCGAGTGTTGCTGTGCTACCATTAGACGATTGCGGGCGCAAGAGCAAAATAATGCCATTATTACATGGTCATACAGATACTGTAACTGATTTAGAATTCTCACCCTTTCACGATGGACTCTTGGCCACAGCGTCACAAGATTGCCTCGTTAAAATCTGGCATATACCGGAAAAGGGGCTGGAGGCATCACTTTCCGATCCCGAATGTGTGTTTTCACACAAGCAACGTCGCGTAGAGACTGTCGGGTTTCATCCAACAGCCGATGGTTTGCTACACTCCACCGCTGTCGGTTGTGTGACACTCTTCGATATAACAACACAAAAGGAACTTTTCT CTAATAATGAACATCCCGAGGTCATACAGTCGGTAAGCTGGAAACAGGATGGCACAACACTTGCTACTAGCTGCAAGGATAAGAATGTGCGCATATTGGATCCACGCATTGCTGACTCGCCCATACAAATGGTCGCAGATTCACATCAGAGTATTAAGGATTCTCGTGTCGTATGGTTGGGCAACCAGACGCGTATACTGACCACCGGTTTCGATTCCGCACGTTTGCGTCAGGTTATCATACGTGATTTGCGTAACTTTTCAGTGCCGGAGAAGACATTGGAGCTCGATTGTTCCACCGGTATACTTATGCCACTGTACGATCCCGACACAAATATGTTATTCCTTGCTGGAAAGGGTGACACAACCATTAATTATCTAGAAGTGAGCGACAAAGATCCCTACCTGACTGAAGGTCTGCGTCACACCGGCGAACAGACCAAAGGTGCTTGTTTGGTACCAAAGCGCGCGCTTAAAGTAATGGAAGGCGAAGTGAATCGTGTGCTGCAGTTAACTTCCAACATGGTTATACCCATTATGTATCAGGTGCCACGGAAG ACTTATCGCGATTTCCATAGCGATCTCTACCCGGAAACCACGGGCTACAAGACCGAACTCACGGCCAGCGAATGGTTCGGTGGCGCCAATATGCCTGTGCCAAAGATGAGTTTGGATCCCGCAAAGCGTGAACTGGGCGACTCACCAATAATT CCACGCCTTGGACCCAAACCATTTTCCAGCAATTCCGGCGATGTTTCGTTCGACAAAGTTTTCGCTGTGCCAGTTGCTCCTGGTTCTCAGGAAAATATACATCATGCTTCTACCGCAGGATCGGCTGACAACGGTGGCGATAGTTTTGTTGCGCCAGCACCACCTGCCCCACTGGCGGCCACAACACCAAACAAACCCGATCTGATTGTGGAGATCGAAATTAAAA AACCCAATGCTGATAATGCCGGCGACAGCAGCGTACAGAAATCTCTGTCGACTTCTGAGCGTCGCAAG TCCTCGGCTGATGCTGATGAATCGCCCGATAAG attttcgAGCAAACACATTCGGAGTCTTCGGAGAACTCTACGGAAGGTGATGATAAACCTGATGCGGAATTGCGTCGTTTCTCGGCTGCGCGAAACAGTATTGCCGAAAGGCGTCGCTTGTATGAGAGCCGTTCGAAGAGCACGGTCGAGGAGAAATCGCAATCGCCAGTGCCACT aCGTCGCGAACTCTCCAAGGGCGAACCATTTAAACCGCAACAACAGGCCAATTTGGTCACACCAACAGCCGATGTCAAACGTATTTCTGCACCCGAGGGTAAACTCTTAGAAGAGCGTCGTCGCAATGTCACAACAACTGTGGATGGTGGCGCTGCCATTAAGAAGTCTGCAACTGAAGCGGCAATAACCACCACACACAAACGCACTTCGACTGTTTTCGGCAAAGTTTCGAAATTCCGTCATCTTAAAGGTACGACCGGTCACAAATCCACACACATTGAGAATCTACGCAATCTCAGTCGTCAGATACCTGGTGAATGTAACGGCTTTCATGCCAACCACGAACGTGTCGCTGTGCCCTTATCGGGTCCTGGCGGTAAAATTGCCATATTCGAGTTAAGCCGTCCGGGTCGTCTACCCGACGGTGTTATACCATCTTTGGTTAACGGCAGCAACATAATGGATTTCCAATGGGATCCATTCGATTCGTCACGTTTGGCTGTGGCCTGTGACGATGGCATAGTTAAGTTGTGGCGTATACCAGAAGGTGGACTCAATGAGCCAACGAACACGCCGGAACGTGAACTCATTGCACATTTGGATAAGATTTACTTTATACGCTTTCATCCGTTGGCCGAAGATGTGCTCTTAACGGCCAGTTACGATATGACAATTAAATTATGGGATTTACATACTTTGGAAGAAAAAATACTATTAACCGGTCACACCGATCAAATATTCGATTTGGCCTGGAGCCCTTGCGGTAAGATGGCCGCCACCGTGTGCAAAGATGGCAAATTACGTGTCTACAATCCACGCAAGTCGGAGACGCCCATACGTGAAGGCAATGGTCCTGTGGGTACGCGAGGTGCACGTATCACTTGGGCGCTGGAGGGTCAATATATCGTTTGCACTGGCTTTGATAA AGTTTCGGAGCGCCAAATAAGCGTATACAATGCACAAAAGCTGAATGCACCATTGAATACGGCCAGTCTAGATGTCTCGCCATCCATACTGATACCTTACTATGATGAGGACAGTTCGACATTGTTTGTGACGGGCAAAGGTGACTCGACCATTTACTGCTATGAGATTACGGATGAGGAGCCATACATTTGTCCTTTATCGCATCACCGTTGCACATCACTGCATCAAGGTTTGAGTTTTCTCACCAAAAATCATTGTGACGTTGCGAGTGTGGAATTTTCGAAAGCGTACAGATTAACTAACACGACTATTGAACCGCTGAGTTTCACTGTGCCACGCATTAAG agCGAACTATTTCAAGACGATCTTTTTCCGCCAACACGCGTCACATGGAAGCCCACACTGTCTGCGGATGAATGGTTTGCATGCAACGATAGGAAAGCGACTAAGTTGAGTCTGCAGCCTGAGGGCATGGAAGCCT TATCATCCATTCAGCAAGTCGCCCCCGCTAAGAAGATAGAGCATGCGGGCAATGGCAGTAGTGGAGGCGCAATGACTCGAGCGGAATTCGAGAAGAATAAACAACAAGAG ATTCAAAAGTCAGTCAGTGCCCGCTTGGAGTACAATACCAAACTGGAGCAGGACGACATGGAAGGTGTGGATGAAAATGAGTGGCAAGAGGATTAA